A region from the Spirochaetae bacterium HGW-Spirochaetae-1 genome encodes:
- a CDS encoding AAA family ATPase — protein MKDRNTMAPLAERCRPGTLEEFVGQRHVLDKGKIIHSIIDSRKAFSIILWGEPGTGKTTLAMLIARYCSMDSHFLSAISAGVADVRKVIDTGRKNRQEGMQTLLFLDEIHRFNKAQQDAVLGAVESGDIILIGATTENPSFSVISPLLSRTRVIKLNPLSNEDLSLILDSVMARDELFSSGDMTFGDGVRDRLIDLAGGDARRLLNILETAHAVSDGSMITGDNLAEAVKNSMLYYDRAGEKHYDTISAFIKSLRGSDPDAAVYYMARMILSGEDPLFIARRMVIFASEDVGNASPTALTLAVSAFTAVKNIGLPEAEIILSQCAVFLASSPKSNASYLAIGKAKEAAAAYPHEIPFHLRNAPTDLMKKMGYSKGYRYPHDFPGHFVDEAYLPDAIKDLVFYEPSEEGTEKAMAERLRRLWPRKYGKEE, from the coding sequence ATGAAAGATCGAAATACAATGGCGCCGCTGGCTGAGCGATGTCGCCCCGGGACACTTGAGGAATTTGTGGGGCAGAGGCATGTGCTGGATAAGGGGAAAATAATCCACTCCATCATTGATTCGCGCAAGGCCTTTTCCATTATACTGTGGGGAGAACCGGGAACAGGGAAGACCACCCTTGCCATGCTTATTGCCCGATACTGCTCCATGGACTCCCATTTTCTCAGTGCTATCTCCGCCGGCGTTGCCGATGTGCGCAAAGTAATCGATACGGGAAGAAAAAACCGGCAGGAGGGAATGCAGACCCTGTTATTCCTTGATGAGATCCATCGGTTTAACAAGGCCCAGCAGGATGCCGTTCTCGGTGCCGTGGAATCGGGTGATATTATCCTCATAGGGGCGACAACGGAAAACCCTTCCTTCAGTGTGATTTCGCCTCTTCTCTCCAGGACCCGTGTTATAAAGTTGAACCCTCTTTCAAACGAAGACCTGTCCTTAATTCTTGATTCCGTCATGGCCAGGGATGAACTTTTCAGCTCTGGGGATATGACCTTCGGGGACGGGGTAAGGGACCGCCTTATCGACCTGGCCGGAGGGGATGCCCGGCGGCTCCTGAATATACTGGAAACCGCCCATGCCGTTTCCGACGGCAGTATGATTACCGGTGATAACCTTGCCGAGGCCGTGAAAAACAGCATGCTCTATTATGACCGGGCCGGCGAGAAGCATTATGACACCATTTCGGCCTTCATTAAATCACTGCGGGGCTCTGACCCCGACGCGGCCGTATATTATATGGCGCGCATGATCCTTTCGGGAGAGGACCCCCTTTTTATTGCACGGCGCATGGTCATCTTCGCCTCGGAAGACGTGGGCAATGCATCGCCCACGGCTCTGACCCTGGCTGTCTCTGCCTTTACGGCAGTGAAAAATATCGGCCTGCCCGAGGCTGAGATAATCCTGTCCCAGTGCGCCGTATTTCTTGCATCATCACCCAAGAGCAATGCCTCATATCTGGCTATCGGGAAGGCCAAGGAAGCAGCAGCGGCATATCCCCACGAAATCCCCTTTCACCTGCGTAATGCCCCAACGGACCTGATGAAAAAGATGGGATATTCGAAAGGCTACCGCTATCCCCACGACTTCCCGGGCCATTTTGTCGATGAGGCATATCTGCCCGATGCCATAAAAGACTTGGTGTTTTACGAACCGTCGGAGGAAGGAACGGAGAAGGCCATGGCCGAAAGGCTTCGGAGGCTCTGGCCCCGCAAGTACGGGAAAGAGGAGTAG
- the rpsU gene encoding 30S ribosomal protein S21, which produces MTSPLEVEVNGDIEKAFKNLKKKMAFEGIFKELKRRRYYEKPSVEKKRKKEEAERRRLKKMRRMAAQQSRTKKVQRGPGM; this is translated from the coding sequence ATGACCAGTCCCCTCGAAGTTGAGGTAAATGGCGATATCGAGAAAGCCTTTAAGAATCTTAAAAAGAAGATGGCTTTTGAAGGTATTTTCAAAGAACTCAAAAGGCGAAGATACTACGAGAAACCCAGCGTAGAAAAAAAGCGGAAAAAAGAGGAAGCTGAAAGACGCAGACTGAAAAAGATGAGAAGAATGGCGGCTCAGCAAAGCAGGACTAAAAAGGTTCAAAGAGGACCGGGTATGTAA
- the panB gene encoding 3-methyl-2-oxobutanoate hydroxymethyltransferase, translated as MALKNINDFKKFKKEGTPISMLTCYDYAFARIMEKTDLDVILVGDSLGNVVAGYTSTIPVTMEQMIYHTEIVRRGAPSKFLVSDLPFMSYHVSIEDSLRNAGNLMKKTGANAVKLEGGSDFRGVVEALVRASIPVMGHLGLTPQSVHKLGGYSVQGRDEEKRKMILEDAKILEEAGAFSLVLEMVPEELAKEISESISIPTIGIGAGRYCDGQVLVVNDMLGIEQEFYPKFLKKYADLSVTITNAVNDYSREVKERLFPDEKNIFK; from the coding sequence ATGGCACTGAAAAACATAAATGATTTTAAAAAATTCAAAAAAGAAGGCACACCCATATCCATGCTGACCTGTTACGATTACGCTTTCGCCCGGATCATGGAAAAAACCGACCTGGACGTTATTCTTGTCGGTGACTCCCTTGGCAATGTCGTCGCCGGATACACCAGTACCATTCCCGTGACCATGGAGCAGATGATTTATCATACCGAAATAGTGAGGCGAGGCGCTCCATCCAAGTTTCTCGTATCGGACCTTCCTTTCATGAGCTATCATGTCTCCATAGAGGATTCTCTGCGTAATGCCGGGAATCTCATGAAGAAGACCGGCGCCAATGCGGTCAAGCTTGAGGGGGGTAGCGATTTCCGTGGCGTCGTCGAGGCCCTGGTGAGGGCCTCCATACCCGTAATGGGACACCTGGGGCTCACGCCGCAGTCGGTACACAAGCTGGGGGGATACTCGGTCCAGGGACGTGACGAGGAGAAGAGAAAGATGATCCTTGAAGATGCGAAAATACTGGAAGAGGCAGGGGCTTTTTCCCTGGTGCTGGAAATGGTTCCCGAGGAACTGGCAAAAGAGATATCGGAGAGTATTTCCATCCCCACAATCGGTATCGGTGCCGGTCGTTACTGCGACGGCCAGGTCCTGGTCGTCAACGACATGCTCGGCATTGAACAGGAATTCTATCCTAAATTCCTGAAAAAGTACGCCGATCTTTCCGTCACTATAACCAATGCCGTCAATGACTACAGCAGGGAAGTAAAGGAACGTCTCTTCCCCGATGAGAAAAACATATTCAAGTGA
- the folK gene encoding 2-amino-4-hydroxy-6-hydroxymethyldihydropteridine diphosphokinase, which produces MTDVYIGLGTNLGDRERNLSTALSKIREDRGMRIKVVSGVLETEPVDYTDQPFFLNQMVMVETAYEPEKLLALLKNIEQDMGRKESVPKGPRIIDLDIILYGSLVMKTGSLTIPHGEMLRRVFVMDQLLELDPGLVDPVTQKKISEVRYGTEKHK; this is translated from the coding sequence ATGACGGACGTATATATCGGCCTGGGGACCAACCTGGGAGACCGAGAACGGAATCTCTCCACGGCCCTTTCGAAAATCAGGGAAGACCGGGGAATGCGGATCAAGGTAGTGAGCGGGGTCCTGGAAACGGAACCCGTGGACTATACTGATCAGCCCTTTTTTCTTAACCAGATGGTCATGGTGGAGACCGCCTATGAGCCGGAAAAATTGCTTGCCTTATTGAAAAATATTGAGCAGGATATGGGCAGAAAAGAATCCGTTCCCAAAGGGCCCCGAATCATCGATCTTGATATTATTCTTTACGGGTCCCTGGTAATGAAGACGGGGAGCCTTACCATCCCTCACGGGGAGATGTTAAGGAGAGTATTTGTGATGGACCAGCTTCTGGAACTCGATCCCGGGCTTGTCGATCCGGTGACACAGAAAAAAATCAGCGAGGTACGGTATGGCACTGAAAAACATAAATGA